The following proteins are co-located in the Rippkaea orientalis PCC 8801 genome:
- a CDS encoding CHAT domain-containing tetratricopeptide repeat protein — MPVIIIREEQATESGFNALLMINNQEYSITVSDPFEPREENLLEWYFEGWLVTPMLNTETAKKAADSVNHYGLSLFEQVFKSDINAYANYCQLRGHLKDIQFEIKGKTPEFQSLHWEAMKDPELSRPFAVDCLMTRRLVKPINLNINLPVFPVINLLAVVARPDEDSDIGYRTIARPLVELIDQGNLRVNIEILRPGTYESLCKHLEAKGSNYYHIIHFDLHGGLMTYQEFQKGVEKNRYLYQRGYGLEQLEPYNGVKAFLFFEGENKGKAVPVEASELTSLLTGKNIPVCILNACQSGKQIRLDKIEERDDNKVIVGKGVPLQHSNETSLSSRLMQAEMQMVVGMAYSVTVSAARLMMQALYKELFNSKPITEAIRLSRLELYNNKGRQAYFNEIIDLEDWLLPVVYNNQPVNFNLREMTPEETEEYYTQLEQDYRFPLPVYGFVGRDLEILKIEKSLLKHNVLLLQGMGGTGKTTLLNYLREWWYRTHYANKIFYFGYDTKAWTVDQILFEVGRGIYNRFEFAKFQPMGDAAKLGKLITDLRSSNHILILDNLESVTGQPLAIQNTLEKTEQEKLKYLLQRLKGGKTKIVLGSRSEESWLKEVYTNNNIRYLYPLQGLDKESRTELAEKILEATIPNPKKRDKVKEDDNFKRLMKLLAGYPLAMEVVLGNLKTQTPQEILNGLQLADVNLDTGSENKTESILKCVEYSHSNLSPDAQKLLLCLAPFSSFINRFSIPNYVQELQKLDPFQDYPFDQFEDAISEAIHWGLLSPMLLGDPPQPDEDLLTIQPVFPYFLKTKVKELDTATQEALQEGFKNHYIGLARSYFNLLQSKEPQKRQIGIFYCRLEYENLFTGLQICLEKQETIDIYQCLTTYLEVINDYQSCLKLDELVCNAVQNYSPAAKETQLGLDIVIPFVQKANNYLQLQQYEAAKDAYLQSIELLNTLNKVDEQQKQSKLAAIYHQLGIVAQELREWEEARNYYQQAIEYSDRYSQASTYHQLGIVAQELREWEEARNYYQQALSIKIEYSDSYSQASTYQLLGVLAQELHEWEEARKYYKKALCIFIKYSDHYSQAGICHNLGVLAQKLCQWEQAQTYYEQALSIKIEYSDRYSQARTYYCLGMVAEATGNPEDAKNYYLQALQIWVEFNDQYWVENSIQNFKRFYQDNPDDSILEGVASIFNTTVEEIRSVFNN, encoded by the coding sequence ATGCCAGTTATTATTATTCGGGAAGAACAAGCAACAGAAAGCGGATTTAATGCACTTTTAATGATTAATAATCAAGAATATTCTATCACGGTTTCTGACCCCTTTGAACCGCGAGAGGAAAATCTTTTAGAATGGTATTTTGAGGGGTGGTTAGTAACTCCTATGTTGAATACGGAAACTGCTAAGAAAGCAGCCGATAGTGTCAACCATTATGGACTGTCTTTATTTGAACAGGTTTTTAAATCCGATATTAATGCCTATGCTAATTACTGTCAGTTAAGAGGTCATTTAAAAGATATTCAGTTTGAAATTAAAGGTAAAACGCCTGAGTTTCAATCGTTGCATTGGGAAGCGATGAAAGATCCTGAGTTATCTCGTCCCTTTGCGGTCGATTGTTTGATGACTCGTCGCTTGGTTAAACCGATTAATCTTAATATTAATTTGCCCGTTTTTCCCGTTATTAATCTATTAGCTGTAGTCGCTAGACCGGATGAAGATAGCGACATTGGTTATCGTACTATTGCCCGTCCTTTAGTAGAATTAATTGATCAGGGGAATCTGAGGGTTAATATTGAGATTTTGCGTCCTGGGACTTACGAAAGTCTCTGTAAACATTTGGAGGCAAAAGGGAGTAATTATTACCATATTATCCATTTTGATCTACATGGCGGTTTGATGACTTATCAGGAGTTCCAAAAGGGAGTAGAAAAGAATCGCTATTTGTATCAACGGGGTTACGGGTTGGAACAGTTAGAACCCTATAACGGGGTGAAAGCTTTCCTCTTTTTTGAAGGAGAAAACAAAGGAAAAGCAGTTCCCGTTGAAGCTTCAGAGTTAACAAGTTTACTTACTGGGAAGAATATTCCGGTTTGTATTCTCAATGCTTGTCAATCTGGCAAACAAATAAGGCTTGACAAAATTGAAGAAAGGGACGATAATAAAGTTATAGTGGGAAAAGGTGTGCCCCTACAACATAGTAATGAAACCAGTTTAAGTAGTCGTTTGATGCAAGCAGAAATGCAGATGGTTGTTGGCATGGCCTATTCGGTGACGGTTTCTGCGGCAAGGTTGATGATGCAAGCGTTGTACAAGGAATTGTTTAATAGTAAACCCATCACTGAAGCGATACGGTTAAGTCGGTTGGAGTTGTACAACAATAAAGGACGACAAGCTTATTTTAATGAGATTATTGATCTCGAAGACTGGTTACTTCCGGTGGTGTATAACAATCAACCTGTTAATTTTAATTTGCGGGAGATGACTCCCGAAGAAACGGAGGAATATTACACCCAATTAGAACAAGACTATCGCTTTCCTTTACCCGTTTATGGTTTTGTGGGACGGGACTTAGAGATACTAAAAATAGAAAAGTCTTTGTTAAAACACAATGTTCTGTTATTGCAGGGGATGGGAGGAACAGGAAAGACGACTTTATTAAACTATCTGCGGGAATGGTGGTATAGAACCCATTATGCAAACAAGATCTTTTATTTCGGTTACGATACGAAAGCTTGGACAGTTGATCAGATTTTGTTTGAGGTAGGACGGGGTATTTATAACAGGTTTGAGTTTGCCAAGTTTCAACCGATGGGAGACGCTGCAAAGTTAGGAAAATTGATCACAGACTTACGCAGTAGTAATCATATTTTGATTTTAGACAATTTAGAATCAGTCACGGGACAACCTTTGGCTATTCAGAATACGTTAGAGAAAACCGAACAGGAAAAACTGAAATATCTCTTACAACGGTTGAAGGGTGGGAAGACAAAAATTGTTTTGGGTTCTCGGAGTGAGGAAAGTTGGTTAAAAGAGGTTTATACGAATAATAATATTCGTTATCTCTATCCGTTACAGGGGTTAGATAAGGAGTCACGGACAGAATTAGCAGAAAAAATCCTTGAGGCAACTATTCCTAACCCGAAGAAACGGGATAAGGTGAAGGAAGATGATAATTTTAAGCGGTTAATGAAGCTTTTAGCGGGTTATCCTTTAGCGATGGAAGTTGTCTTAGGAAATTTGAAGACGCAAACCCCCCAAGAAATACTCAACGGGTTACAGTTAGCGGATGTTAATTTAGATACGGGAAGCGAAAATAAAACCGAAAGTATCCTTAAGTGTGTAGAATATTCCCACAGCAACCTATCACCTGACGCACAAAAGTTATTACTCTGTTTAGCACCTTTTAGTAGTTTTATCAATCGGTTTTCAATACCCAACTATGTCCAAGAATTACAAAAATTAGACCCCTTTCAAGATTATCCTTTTGATCAGTTTGAGGATGCTATCTCAGAAGCGATCCATTGGGGTTTGTTGTCTCCCATGTTGTTGGGTGATCCTCCACAACCCGATGAAGACTTATTAACTATTCAGCCTGTTTTTCCCTATTTTCTAAAGACTAAGGTAAAAGAATTAGACACAGCAACCCAAGAAGCATTACAAGAAGGGTTTAAGAATCATTATATTGGTTTAGCTAGGTCTTATTTTAATTTATTGCAGTCAAAAGAACCCCAAAAGAGACAAATAGGGATATTTTACTGTCGTTTAGAGTATGAGAACCTGTTTACAGGGTTACAAATTTGTTTGGAGAAACAGGAGACAATTGATATTTATCAGTGTTTAACAACATATTTAGAGGTGATCAATGACTATCAAAGTTGTCTCAAGTTAGATGAGTTGGTTTGTAACGCAGTCCAAAATTATTCCCCCGCAGCAAAGGAAACTCAGTTAGGGTTAGATATCGTTATTCCTTTTGTACAAAAAGCCAATAATTATTTACAACTACAGCAATATGAAGCAGCAAAAGACGCTTATTTACAAAGTATTGAATTACTGAATACTTTAAATAAGGTAGACGAACAGCAAAAACAAAGTAAACTAGCAGCTATCTACCACCAGTTAGGAATAGTAGCGCAAGAATTACGCGAATGGGAAGAAGCGAGAAACTATTACCAACAAGCTATTGAATACAGTGATCGCTACTCTCAAGCAAGTACCTACCACCAGTTAGGAATAGTAGCGCAAGAATTACGCGAATGGGAAGAAGCGAGAAACTATTACCAACAAGCTTTGTCTATCAAAATTGAATACAGCGATAGCTACTCTCAAGCAAGTACCTACCAACTGTTAGGAGTATTAGCGCAAGAATTACACGAATGGGAAGAAGCGAGAAAGTATTACAAAAAAGCTTTGTGTATCTTTATTAAATACAGCGATCACTACTCTCAAGCAGGAATATGCCACAATTTAGGAGTATTAGCGCAAAAATTATGTCAATGGGAACAAGCACAAACCTATTACGAACAAGCTTTGTCTATTAAAATTGAATACAGCGATCGCTACTCTCAAGCAAGAACCTACTATTGTTTAGGAATGGTAGCAGAAGCAACAGGAAACCCCGAAGATGCCAAAAATTATTACTTACAAGCGTTACAAATATGGGTGGAATTTAACGATCAATACTGGGTAGAAAATTCTATACAAAATTTCAAGCGTTTTTATCAAGACAACCCCGATGACAGCATTTTAGAGGGGGTTGCGTCTATTTTTAATACAACGGTTGAGGAGATAAGATCTGTTTTCAATAATTAA
- the wecB gene encoding non-hydrolyzing UDP-N-acetylglucosamine 2-epimerase, which yields MISSPYPICITLGTRPEAIKLAPVIQQFRQSPAFETHVILTGQHREMVEQVMELFELTGDRDLKIMQPGQTLSDITYRSLQGLETIFQEIQPKLVIVQGDTTTAFAAALAAFYQQIPVGHVEAGLRTDNIYNPFPEEANRRLISQLTQLHFAPTTLAVENLKRSGVTGEVHLTGNTVIDALLTVAQKQPILKIEGLDLNQYRMLLATVHRRENWGQPLQDILEGFKLILDKHPDTVLLLPMHRNPTVREPIEAALGTHPRVFLTEPLDYGELVAAIKNSYLLLTDSGGLQEEAPSLGKPVLVLRETTERPEAVDAGTAKLVGTNPQTMITEAGELLTNKEAYQAMSNAINPFGDGKASQRIVEIVKAYLG from the coding sequence ATGATTTCATCCCCTTATCCCATTTGTATTACCCTAGGAACCCGTCCTGAAGCCATTAAACTTGCTCCAGTGATTCAGCAATTTCGCCAATCACCAGCCTTTGAAACCCATGTTATTTTAACAGGACAGCATCGGGAAATGGTAGAACAGGTGATGGAACTGTTTGAATTAACAGGCGATCGCGATCTGAAAATTATGCAACCTGGCCAAACTTTGTCTGACATTACCTACAGAAGTTTACAGGGTTTAGAAACTATTTTTCAAGAAATTCAGCCTAAATTAGTGATTGTCCAAGGGGATACAACAACCGCTTTTGCAGCAGCTTTAGCAGCCTTTTATCAACAAATTCCCGTCGGTCACGTTGAAGCGGGTTTAAGAACAGATAATATTTATAATCCCTTCCCAGAAGAAGCTAACCGTCGTTTAATTTCTCAACTAACTCAATTACATTTTGCCCCGACAACATTAGCGGTAGAAAATTTAAAGCGATCGGGGGTAACAGGAGAAGTTCATCTAACTGGAAATACGGTTATTGATGCCTTATTAACAGTAGCACAAAAACAACCTATTTTGAAGATTGAAGGACTCGATCTCAATCAATATCGAATGTTACTGGCAACCGTTCATCGTCGGGAAAATTGGGGGCAACCGTTACAAGATATTCTTGAAGGATTTAAGCTGATTTTAGACAAGCATCCTGACACGGTTTTATTATTACCCATGCACCGTAATCCAACGGTAAGAGAACCCATTGAAGCAGCATTAGGAACCCATCCTCGCGTCTTTTTAACCGAACCTTTGGACTACGGGGAATTAGTGGCAGCCATTAAAAATTCCTATTTATTACTAACAGATTCAGGGGGATTACAAGAGGAAGCACCCAGTCTAGGAAAACCCGTTTTAGTATTAAGAGAAACCACCGAACGCCCTGAAGCAGTTGACGCAGGAACAGCTAAATTAGTGGGGACAAATCCCCAAACAATGATAACAGAAGCAGGTGAATTATTAACTAATAAAGAGGCTTATCAAGCTATGTCTAATGCTATTAATCCCTTTGGAGATGGAAAAGCGAGTCAAAGAATTGTCGAAATTGTTAAAGCTTATTTAGGTTAA
- a CDS encoding uridine kinase, with amino-acid sequence MTYFLAFNQVVSKIVEKYQELEYDYSLLVALSGIDGAGKGHLANQLSKSLNSLGMKTIIVHGDDWLNLPHIRFNAKNPAENFYRNGFRFEAMFKDLILPLKKQRFIQLEANILKETSTHYLPYFYDYEDIDIIILEAIYLIQPTFINDYDLAFWVDCSFKTALERALLRGQEGLSKQDTIEAYKTLYFAAQLIHFSQDNPKALASAIINNDFRLNNCRDYPQLFEIH; translated from the coding sequence ATGACGTATTTCTTGGCATTTAATCAAGTTGTCAGTAAAATCGTTGAGAAATATCAGGAGCTAGAGTATGATTATAGTCTATTAGTTGCCTTAAGTGGGATTGATGGAGCCGGCAAAGGGCATCTCGCTAACCAACTCTCAAAGTCCTTAAATTCATTGGGGATGAAGACGATCATTGTTCATGGAGATGATTGGTTAAACCTACCCCATATTAGATTTAATGCCAAGAATCCTGCCGAGAATTTTTATCGTAATGGATTTCGCTTTGAAGCGATGTTCAAGGATTTGATTTTACCTTTAAAAAAACAGCGTTTTATTCAATTAGAAGCCAATATACTTAAAGAAACATCAACCCATTATCTGCCCTATTTTTATGATTATGAAGACATTGATATTATTATTCTTGAGGCGATTTATCTAATACAACCAACATTTATCAACGATTATGATCTTGCCTTTTGGGTTGATTGTTCTTTTAAAACGGCTTTAGAAAGAGCCCTGTTAAGAGGACAAGAAGGGTTATCGAAACAAGACACAATAGAAGCTTATAAAACCCTATATTTTGCAGCACAACTTATTCATTTTAGCCAAGATAATCCTAAAGCCTTAGCATCGGCTATCATTAACAATGATTTTAGACTCAACAACTGTAGAGACTATCCTCAACTCTTTGAAATCCATTAA